Within the Aspergillus luchuensis IFO 4308 DNA, chromosome 5, nearly complete sequence genome, the region CGTATCCTGCCTATCCTCGATAAAGGAGGTGTCGTGCGCCAGCGCAACATGCACCCCTCGGTGCGTCTCCAGATACCGCACACGGGCTACCGTGTCCCGCGCCGCGTCGAGGTCGGTGTGCAAGCAGAAATGGGTGCCTCCGGGGAGCGGGAAGCGGGCGAAGTCTTTGACCCCGTCCAGGAGAGCCCTAGATAGAGTTCCAAACGTAACAGTGAGCAcaatttttcatttttcgtCTTGTCTCTCGTGCACCTCCTATTCCCCCCATGCACTCGCATCTTCGCTGTTGGTAGAAGGCAAGAAAAGGGGTCATACCGTGAGTGACAGCAATCTGACCCCAGCAGGATCCAGTCTCCAGACGCCAGCCGGGCGCATGCGCACAGGTTCCCAGGCATGTGGCCCGGGGCCTGGATGATCCATAGGCTACCATCGCCTAGGAAGTCCAATGCATGGGGAAAAGGTCCGAAGGGCATCCAAGGGCCCAGAAAGGTTTGCCACCTCTCGGTCGCGCGGTCCTCCGGGTCGAAAAATCGGCCGTCCCAGAAGGAGGTCGGGTCGGCCAAGTGTCCCGGCGTACAGAACTCGCGCGTCCCCGGTCCGAAGCAGGCGACTGCGTTGCGGAACGTGCGGCTGATGGGACGGCAGTGATCGAAGTGAGCGTGACTGTGAGAAGATGGGTCAG harbors:
- a CDS encoding MBL fold metallo-hydrolase (COG:S;~EggNog:ENOG410PUTF;~InterPro:IPR001279,IPR036866;~antiSMASH:Cluster_5.20), translated to MSDIDRELPETAAFVDVKLLNGGSMTAHYHKLHAGEPAVEFRMYNWAFYIYHPGQQRHIIWDLGFSSDPDDYPPAVAEGPFVEAQFQAPSKSISDQIQHRSGVSPDQIDTIIFSHAHFDHCRPISRTFRNAVACFGPGTREFCTPGHLADPTSFWDGRFFDPEDRATERWQTFLGPWMPFGPFPHALDFLGDGSLWIIQAPGHMPGNLCACARLASGDWILLGSDCCHSRALLDGVKDFARFPLPGGTHFCLHTDLDAARDTVARVRYLETHRGVHVALAHDTSFIEDRQDTVLLSLLDEEGLDGMGAAIREQRPI